From the genome of Odocoileus virginianus isolate 20LAN1187 ecotype Illinois chromosome 16, Ovbor_1.2, whole genome shotgun sequence, one region includes:
- the AP3B2 gene encoding AP-3 complex subunit beta-2 isoform X1, translating into MSAAPAYNEDKGGSAGPGEPEYGHDPASGGIFSSDYKRHDDLKAMLDTNKDSLKLEAMKRIVAMIARGKNASDLFPAVVKNVACKNIEVKKLVYVYLVRYAEEQQDLALLSISTFQRGLKDPNQLIRASALRVLSSIRVPIIVPIMMLAIKEAASDMSPYVRKTAAHAIPKLYSLDSDQKDQLIEVIEKLLADKTTLVAGSVVMAFEEVCPERIDLIHKNYRKLCNLLIDVEEWGQVVIISMLTRYARTQFLSPTQNESLLEENPEKAFYGSEEDEAKGPGSEEAASTALPARKPYVMDPDHRLLLRNTKPLLQSRSAAVVMAVAQLYFHLAPKAEVGVIAKALVRLLRSHSEVQYVVLQNVATMSIKRRGMFEPYLKSFYIRSTDPTQIKILKLEVLTNLANETNIPTVLREFQTYIRSMDKDFVAATIQAIGRCATNIGRVRDTCLNGLVQLLSNRDELVVAESVVVIKKLLQMQPAQHGEIIKHLAKLTDNIQVPMARASILWLIGEYCEHVPRIAPDVLRKMAKSFTAEEDIVKLQVINLAAKLYLTNSKQTKLLTQYVLSLAKYDQNYDIRDRARFTRQLIVPSEQGGALSRHAKKLFLAPKPAPVLESSFKDRDHFQLGSLSHLLNAKATGYQELPDWPEEAPDPSVRNVEVPEWTKCSNREKRKEKEKPFYSDSEGESGPTESADSDPESESESESKSSSESGSGESSSESDNEDQDEDEEKGRSSESEQSEEEGKKKKMKKKKKVPEGQEGGSSSDEGSDSSNSSSESEMTSETEEEQVEPASWRKKTPPSSKSAPATKEVSLLDLEDFTPPSIQPVSPPTVVSTSLAADLEGLTLTDSPLVPSLLSPVSGAGRQELLHRVAGEGLAVDYTFSRQPFSGDPHMVSVHIHFSNSSDTPIKGLHVGTPKLPPGISIQEFPEIESLAPGESATVVMGINFCDSTQAANFQLCTQTRQFYVSIQPPVGELMAPVFLSENEFKKEQAKLTGMNEITEKLTLPDTCRSDHVVVQKVTATANLGRVPCGTSDEYRFAGRTLTSGSLVLLTLDARPTGTAQLTVNSEKMVIGTMLVKDVVQALTQ; encoded by the exons GCATGATGACCTGAAGGCGATGCTGGACACCAACAAGGATTCCCTCAAGCTGGAGGCCATGAAGAGAATTGTGGCG ATGATTGCCAGGGGAAAGAACGCCTCAGACCTGTTCCCCGCTGTGGTGAAGAACGTGGCCTGTAAGAACATAGAG GTGAAGAAGCTCGTCTACGTGTACCTGGTGCGCTACGCCGAGGAGCAGCAAGACTTAGCCCTGCTGTCTATCTCCACCTTCCAGCGTGGCCTGAAG GACCCCAACCAGCTGATTCGCGCCAGTGCCCTCCGCGTCCTGTCTAGCATCCGTGTGCCCATCATCGTGCCCATCATGATGCTGGCCATCAAGGAAGCTGCCTCAGATATGTCTCCCTATGTGCGGAAAACGGCTGCCCACGCCATCCCTAAGCTCTACAG TTTGGATTCTGACCAGAAGGACCAGCTGATAGAGGTCATCGAGAAGCTTCTGGCTGACAAGACCACG CTGGTGGCGGGCAGCGTGGTGATGGCCTTCGAGGAGGTGTGCCCTGAGCGCATCGACCTGATCCACAAGAACTACCGGAAGCTCTGTAACCTGCTCATCGACGTGGAGGAGTGGGGCCAGGTGGTCATCATCAGCATGCTCACCCGCTATGCCCGCACGCAGTTCCTCAGCCCCACGCAGAAC GAATCTCTGCTGGAGGAGAACCCTGAGAAAGCCTTCTATGGCTCCGAGGAGGATGAGGCCAAGGGCCCGGGGTCTGAGGAGGCAGCCTCCACGGCGCTGCCCGCTCGGAAGCCCTATGTCATGGACCCCGACCACCGGCTGCTGCTGCGCAACACGAAGCCGCTCTTGCAGAGCCGCAGCGCCGCCGTGGTGATGGCCGTGGCGCAGCTTTACTTCCACCTGGCGCCCAAGGCAGAGGTGGGCGTTATCGCCAAGGCCCTTGTGCGCCTGCTGAGGAGCCACAG TGAAGTGCAGTACGTGGTGCTCCAGAACGTGGCCACCATGTCCATCAAGCGCCGG GGTATGTTTGAGCCGTACCTGAAGAGCTTCTACATCAGGTCCACTGACCCCACCCAAATCAAGATCCTGAAG CTGGAAGTGTTGACTAACCTCGCCAATGAGACCAACATTCCTACTGTCCTCCGGGAATTCCAG ACCTACATTCGCAGCATGGACAAGGACTTTGTGGCAGCCACCATCCAGGCCATTGGGCGCTGCGCAACTAACATAGGCCGAGTCCGCGACACCTGCCTCAACGGCCTGGTGCAGCTGCTGTCCAACCGTGATG AGCTTGTGGTCGCAGAGTCAGTGGTGGTTATCAAGAAGCTGCTGCAAATGCAGCCAGCCCAGCATGGAGAGATCATCAAACACTTGGCGAAGCTCACAGACAACATCCAG GTGCCCATGGCCCGAGCCAGCATCCTGTGGCTCATTGGCGAGTACTGTGAGCACGTCCCCAGGATCGCACCTGACGTCCTGAGAAAGATGGCCAAATCCTTCACTGCCGAGGAGGACATTGTCAAGCTGCAGGTCATCAACCTGGCAGCCAAGCTCTACCTGACCAACTCAAAGCAG ACCAAGCTACTGACCCAGTACGTACTGAGCCTGGCCAAGTATGACCAGAACTACGATATTCGCGACCGAGCACGCTTCACCAGGCAGCTCATTGTCCCTTCGGAGCAGGGTGGAGCCCTCAGCCGCCATGCCAAGAAGCTCTTCCTGGCACCCAAACCAGCCCCAGTCTTGGAGTCGTCCTTCAAAG ACCGGGACCACTTCCAGCTGGGCTCCCTGTCCCACCTGCTCAACGCCAAGGCCACGGGCTACCAGGAGCTGCCAGACTGGCCAGAGGAAGCCCCGGACCCATCTGTGCGCAACGTGGAG GTACCTGAATGGACCAAGTGCTCCAatagggagaagaggaaggagaaggagaaaccCTTCTACTCAGACTCGGAGGGAGAGTCGGGCCCCACAGAGTCTGCAGACAGCG ACCCCGAGTCCGAGAGTGAATCGGAGAGTAAGAGCAGCAGTGAAAGTGGCTCCGGGGAGTCCAGCAGCGAGTCTGACAACGAAGACCAGGATGAGGAcgaggagaaagggaggagcaGTGAGAG TGAACAGAGTGAGGAGGAAggtaagaagaagaaaatgaagaagaagaagaaggtgcCAGAAGGGCAAGAAGGCGGTTCGTCCTCGGATGAGGGCAGCGATTCCAGCAACAGCTCCTCAGAGTCTGAGATGACATCAGAGACTGAGGAGGAGCAGGTGGAACCTGCctcctggaggaaaaaaaca CCTCCCAGTAGCAAAAGTGCCCCTGCAACCAAGGAGGTCTCCCTGCTTGACCTAGAGGACT TCACCCCGCCCAGCATCCAGCCTGTGTCCCCGCCCACAGTCGTGTCCACCAGCCTGGCTGCTGACCTGGAGGGCCTGACACTCACAGATTCCCCCCTGGTGCCCTCG CTGCTGAGTCCCGTGTCGGGAGCTGGAAGACAGGAGCTGCTGCACCGCGTGGCTGGTGAGGGGCTGGCTGTGGACTACACCTTCAGCCGCCAGCCTTTCTCCGGGGACCCCCACATGGTGTCCGTGCACATCCACTTCTCCAACAGCTCAGACACCCCCATCAAGGGCCTGCACGTGGGCACCCCCAAACTGCCTCCCGGCATCAGCATCCAGGAGTTCCCTGAAATCG AGTCCCTGGCACCTGGAGAGTCTGCCACTGTTGTCATGGGCATTAATTTCTGTGACTCAACCCAGGCAGCCAACTTCCAGCTATG cACCCAAACCCGACAGTTCTATGTCTCCATTCAGCCACCCGTTGGGGAGCTGATGGCCCCCGTGTTCCTGAGTGAGAATGAGTTCAAGAAGGAACAGG CAAAGCTGACGGGCATGAATGAGATCACAGAGAAGCTCACGCTGCCAGACACCTGTCGGAGTGACCACGTTGTGGTGCAGAAAGTGACAGCCACAGCCAACCTGGGTCGTGTCCCTTGCGGGACATCTGACGAATACAG GTTTGCAGGGAGGACGCTGACCAGTGGGAGCCTGGTCCTGCTGACGCTGGATGCCCGGCCCACTGGAACTGCCCAACTGACGGTCAACAGCGAGAAGATGGTGATTGGCACCATGCTGGTGAAGGACGTGGTACAGGCCCTAACCCAGTGA
- the AP3B2 gene encoding AP-3 complex subunit beta-2 isoform X2, with amino-acid sequence MLDTNKDSLKLEAMKRIVAMIARGKNASDLFPAVVKNVACKNIEVKKLVYVYLVRYAEEQQDLALLSISTFQRGLKDPNQLIRASALRVLSSIRVPIIVPIMMLAIKEAASDMSPYVRKTAAHAIPKLYSLDSDQKDQLIEVIEKLLADKTTLVAGSVVMAFEEVCPERIDLIHKNYRKLCNLLIDVEEWGQVVIISMLTRYARTQFLSPTQNESLLEENPEKAFYGSEEDEAKGPGSEEAASTALPARKPYVMDPDHRLLLRNTKPLLQSRSAAVVMAVAQLYFHLAPKAEVGVIAKALVRLLRSHSEVQYVVLQNVATMSIKRRGMFEPYLKSFYIRSTDPTQIKILKLEVLTNLANETNIPTVLREFQTYIRSMDKDFVAATIQAIGRCATNIGRVRDTCLNGLVQLLSNRDELVVAESVVVIKKLLQMQPAQHGEIIKHLAKLTDNIQVPMARASILWLIGEYCEHVPRIAPDVLRKMAKSFTAEEDIVKLQVINLAAKLYLTNSKQTKLLTQYVLSLAKYDQNYDIRDRARFTRQLIVPSEQGGALSRHAKKLFLAPKPAPVLESSFKDRDHFQLGSLSHLLNAKATGYQELPDWPEEAPDPSVRNVEVPEWTKCSNREKRKEKEKPFYSDSEGESGPTESADSDPESESESESKSSSESGSGESSSESDNEDQDEDEEKGRSSESEQSEEEGKKKKMKKKKKVPEGQEGGSSSDEGSDSSNSSSESEMTSETEEEQVEPASWRKKTPPSSKSAPATKEVSLLDLEDFTPPSIQPVSPPTVVSTSLAADLEGLTLTDSPLVPSLLSPVSGAGRQELLHRVAGEGLAVDYTFSRQPFSGDPHMVSVHIHFSNSSDTPIKGLHVGTPKLPPGISIQEFPEIESLAPGESATVVMGINFCDSTQAANFQLCTQTRQFYVSIQPPVGELMAPVFLSENEFKKEQAKLTGMNEITEKLTLPDTCRSDHVVVQKVTATANLGRVPCGTSDEYRFAGRTLTSGSLVLLTLDARPTGTAQLTVNSEKMVIGTMLVKDVVQALTQ; translated from the exons ATGCTGGACACCAACAAGGATTCCCTCAAGCTGGAGGCCATGAAGAGAATTGTGGCG ATGATTGCCAGGGGAAAGAACGCCTCAGACCTGTTCCCCGCTGTGGTGAAGAACGTGGCCTGTAAGAACATAGAG GTGAAGAAGCTCGTCTACGTGTACCTGGTGCGCTACGCCGAGGAGCAGCAAGACTTAGCCCTGCTGTCTATCTCCACCTTCCAGCGTGGCCTGAAG GACCCCAACCAGCTGATTCGCGCCAGTGCCCTCCGCGTCCTGTCTAGCATCCGTGTGCCCATCATCGTGCCCATCATGATGCTGGCCATCAAGGAAGCTGCCTCAGATATGTCTCCCTATGTGCGGAAAACGGCTGCCCACGCCATCCCTAAGCTCTACAG TTTGGATTCTGACCAGAAGGACCAGCTGATAGAGGTCATCGAGAAGCTTCTGGCTGACAAGACCACG CTGGTGGCGGGCAGCGTGGTGATGGCCTTCGAGGAGGTGTGCCCTGAGCGCATCGACCTGATCCACAAGAACTACCGGAAGCTCTGTAACCTGCTCATCGACGTGGAGGAGTGGGGCCAGGTGGTCATCATCAGCATGCTCACCCGCTATGCCCGCACGCAGTTCCTCAGCCCCACGCAGAAC GAATCTCTGCTGGAGGAGAACCCTGAGAAAGCCTTCTATGGCTCCGAGGAGGATGAGGCCAAGGGCCCGGGGTCTGAGGAGGCAGCCTCCACGGCGCTGCCCGCTCGGAAGCCCTATGTCATGGACCCCGACCACCGGCTGCTGCTGCGCAACACGAAGCCGCTCTTGCAGAGCCGCAGCGCCGCCGTGGTGATGGCCGTGGCGCAGCTTTACTTCCACCTGGCGCCCAAGGCAGAGGTGGGCGTTATCGCCAAGGCCCTTGTGCGCCTGCTGAGGAGCCACAG TGAAGTGCAGTACGTGGTGCTCCAGAACGTGGCCACCATGTCCATCAAGCGCCGG GGTATGTTTGAGCCGTACCTGAAGAGCTTCTACATCAGGTCCACTGACCCCACCCAAATCAAGATCCTGAAG CTGGAAGTGTTGACTAACCTCGCCAATGAGACCAACATTCCTACTGTCCTCCGGGAATTCCAG ACCTACATTCGCAGCATGGACAAGGACTTTGTGGCAGCCACCATCCAGGCCATTGGGCGCTGCGCAACTAACATAGGCCGAGTCCGCGACACCTGCCTCAACGGCCTGGTGCAGCTGCTGTCCAACCGTGATG AGCTTGTGGTCGCAGAGTCAGTGGTGGTTATCAAGAAGCTGCTGCAAATGCAGCCAGCCCAGCATGGAGAGATCATCAAACACTTGGCGAAGCTCACAGACAACATCCAG GTGCCCATGGCCCGAGCCAGCATCCTGTGGCTCATTGGCGAGTACTGTGAGCACGTCCCCAGGATCGCACCTGACGTCCTGAGAAAGATGGCCAAATCCTTCACTGCCGAGGAGGACATTGTCAAGCTGCAGGTCATCAACCTGGCAGCCAAGCTCTACCTGACCAACTCAAAGCAG ACCAAGCTACTGACCCAGTACGTACTGAGCCTGGCCAAGTATGACCAGAACTACGATATTCGCGACCGAGCACGCTTCACCAGGCAGCTCATTGTCCCTTCGGAGCAGGGTGGAGCCCTCAGCCGCCATGCCAAGAAGCTCTTCCTGGCACCCAAACCAGCCCCAGTCTTGGAGTCGTCCTTCAAAG ACCGGGACCACTTCCAGCTGGGCTCCCTGTCCCACCTGCTCAACGCCAAGGCCACGGGCTACCAGGAGCTGCCAGACTGGCCAGAGGAAGCCCCGGACCCATCTGTGCGCAACGTGGAG GTACCTGAATGGACCAAGTGCTCCAatagggagaagaggaaggagaaggagaaaccCTTCTACTCAGACTCGGAGGGAGAGTCGGGCCCCACAGAGTCTGCAGACAGCG ACCCCGAGTCCGAGAGTGAATCGGAGAGTAAGAGCAGCAGTGAAAGTGGCTCCGGGGAGTCCAGCAGCGAGTCTGACAACGAAGACCAGGATGAGGAcgaggagaaagggaggagcaGTGAGAG TGAACAGAGTGAGGAGGAAggtaagaagaagaaaatgaagaagaagaagaaggtgcCAGAAGGGCAAGAAGGCGGTTCGTCCTCGGATGAGGGCAGCGATTCCAGCAACAGCTCCTCAGAGTCTGAGATGACATCAGAGACTGAGGAGGAGCAGGTGGAACCTGCctcctggaggaaaaaaaca CCTCCCAGTAGCAAAAGTGCCCCTGCAACCAAGGAGGTCTCCCTGCTTGACCTAGAGGACT TCACCCCGCCCAGCATCCAGCCTGTGTCCCCGCCCACAGTCGTGTCCACCAGCCTGGCTGCTGACCTGGAGGGCCTGACACTCACAGATTCCCCCCTGGTGCCCTCG CTGCTGAGTCCCGTGTCGGGAGCTGGAAGACAGGAGCTGCTGCACCGCGTGGCTGGTGAGGGGCTGGCTGTGGACTACACCTTCAGCCGCCAGCCTTTCTCCGGGGACCCCCACATGGTGTCCGTGCACATCCACTTCTCCAACAGCTCAGACACCCCCATCAAGGGCCTGCACGTGGGCACCCCCAAACTGCCTCCCGGCATCAGCATCCAGGAGTTCCCTGAAATCG AGTCCCTGGCACCTGGAGAGTCTGCCACTGTTGTCATGGGCATTAATTTCTGTGACTCAACCCAGGCAGCCAACTTCCAGCTATG cACCCAAACCCGACAGTTCTATGTCTCCATTCAGCCACCCGTTGGGGAGCTGATGGCCCCCGTGTTCCTGAGTGAGAATGAGTTCAAGAAGGAACAGG CAAAGCTGACGGGCATGAATGAGATCACAGAGAAGCTCACGCTGCCAGACACCTGTCGGAGTGACCACGTTGTGGTGCAGAAAGTGACAGCCACAGCCAACCTGGGTCGTGTCCCTTGCGGGACATCTGACGAATACAG GTTTGCAGGGAGGACGCTGACCAGTGGGAGCCTGGTCCTGCTGACGCTGGATGCCCGGCCCACTGGAACTGCCCAACTGACGGTCAACAGCGAGAAGATGGTGATTGGCACCATGCTGGTGAAGGACGTGGTACAGGCCCTAACCCAGTGA